The segment TTTGAAGCGTATGGATCCGAAGTTGGATATATTTACGATAGCATCGGTTTTTTCATGAAAAATCTAAAGAGTTGGGCAAAAGTTAAAAAGGTGAAAACCCCGTTAGTTCATGCGGGGTCGAAAAGTCTGGTTTACTCTGAACCATATGGTACGGTGCTGATTATCGGTCCATTTAACTATCCTGCCCAGTTGGTGCTCGAGCCGCTCATTGGTGCAATCTCTGCTGGAAATTGCGCTGTCATTAAACCGTCAGAGTTTACGCCGACTGTTTCAGGGGTGCTCGTGAAATTGATTCGAGAATTTTTCGATGAGGAGTACGTCAGTATCGTCGAAGGAGCGAAGGAAGAGACGTCCGCTCTGATCCACGCACCGTTCGATTATATCTTTTTTACGGGAAGTGTGGAGGTAGGAAAGATTGTCATGCAGGCAGCAGCCAAACGTCTTGTCCCAGTGACACTGGAGCTCGGAGGGAAGAGTCCTTGTATCGTTCATAAGGATGCCAACATAGACGTGGCTGCACAGCGAATTGCATGGGGGAAATTCATGAATGCAGGACAGACGTGCGTGGCACCGGATTATATACTAGTGCATGAAGATGTTCGGGAGAAACTGGTGAAAGCCTTTAGAAAAACGATCCATGACTTTTATGGGGATGATCCAAAGCGAAGCAAGGACTATGGCCGAGTGGTCAATGAACGCCAGTTTGATCGTCTCGTTTCTTTGGTGGACCCTGAGAAAGTGGTTTCAGGTGGAAGCTGGAACCGCGAGGAGTTATATATGGAGCCGACAGTACTGGATGGTGTTACATGGGCGGATACGGTCATGCAGGAGGAAATTTTCGGCCCTATTCTTCCCATCCTGACGTACAGGGATTTGAAGGAAGCGATGAGTCAGATCAATGACCAGCCGAAACCGTTAGCGTTATATGTTTTCACTGAAGACAAAGAGGTGGAAGAGCAAGTTATTGCTGGAACCTCCTTTGGCGGAGGGTGCGTAAACGATACCGTCACCCATCTGACGAATCCGTATTTGCCATTTGGTGGAGTTGGGACGTCCGGGATTGGATCCTACCATGGAAAAGACAGCTTTGACACCTTTTCCCATAAAAAAAGTGTGATGAAGAAAAGCACGAAATTCAATTTAAGTTTTCTGTACCCGCCATATTCGGATAAAAGTATCAAGATGTTGAAAAGGTTTATGAAATAATAAATCTTGGTCCATGCGGGAAAATAGTTGTAGGAAGTTCTTAACATTTCTTTTCATCGTCTTCTGTGTTAATATTTAGACAGACGAAATATATAGTGGGACGCAGCTTTTCATGCATGTAGGGAAATGGGATCTTCGTTTGTGGAGATTCTTTTTCTTTTTTACAGAAGGCTGGTCCAGTTATATTAGGAGAGTGTAAGAATGGTACCGATTCAGAAAAAAGAAGTGTTATGGACAAAATCGTTCATCATGTTGATGGTTGGCAATCTGTTTGTATTCATGTCATTTCAGATGTTGATTCCTACCCTTCCGCCATATATTAAATCACTCGGGGCCTCAGGTCTTGAAATCGGATTGGTTACCGCTTTGTTTTCGATCGGTGCAGTACTGAGCAGGCCGTTTATCGGATACATGCTCGAGTACCGGGCGCGTAAGCCACTTGTGTTGATCGGTGCGGTCGCTTTGCTTGCGGTGACGGTGATTTATCCATTGTCCCAGATTGTGGTTATCTTCCTTTTGTTCCGTTTTATCCATGGTTTGGCCTGGGGATGGTCAACAACCGTCAATGGTACGGCAGCCGTGGATGTTATTCCCCGTTCCCGCTTAGGAGAAGGAATGGGTTACTATGGGTTGTCGATTACAATCGGGATGATTATCGCCCCGAGTTTAGGAATCTACCTCTATCAGGTGACCGAGTTTTCTAACCTGATCATTGTATCAGCCGTTCTCGGTTTGATTGCACTTGGATTACTCGCGATTGTCCACTATCAGACGCCTGCTTCTGTGGAAAAAACAAAAAGGGAAGACCTGAAGTTTTCCTACTTCGGCTCCTTAGTGGAAAAAAGCAGCTGGTATCCGGCGTTTATCACGTTGATTGCAACGTTCGGATACGGTTCGATTGTCACGTTTATTGTTATTTTCGGAGAAGAGCGGGGAATTGACCAGATTTTCCTTTTCTATCTTGTAAATGCCATTATGGCGTCCTTGTCACGCCCGGTAGCTGGGAAATGGTTTGATAATCATGGACCGCGTGGATTGGTGCTTATGTGCATGTTCCTATCATTTGTAGGAATGTGGGTGTTATCCTTTGCGCATTCCAATCTGTTCATTATTGTGGCAGGTGCCTTGTTTGGGGTAGGGTTTGGTTCCTTGATTCCAACCTTGCAGTCATGGACGTTATCCATGACACCGGAAAACAGACGTGGCGTGGCGAACGGCATGTTCTTCTCCTCCATTGACCTTGGAATCGGACTGAGCGGCATCATCTTCGGCATCCTGGCCCAATTTGTCCAAACCGCCGTCCTCTTCCAAATCTCCAGCACCTTCATGCTGATCGCCATGATCTTCGCCTGGATCGAAGGAAGACGAAGAAAACGAGAAGTCCTCGAGGAGATGAGGGAAGGCGCTTAAGGGGTCTGACCCTCACAACGTTAAAGTGGTAGAGAAGTAAAAGGGGTCTGACCCTCACAACGTTAAAGTGGTAGAGAAGTAAAAGGGGTCTGACCCTCACAACGTTAAAGCGGTAGAGAGATAAAAGGGGTCTGACCCCTTATTATATTGAAAAAGCGTAACCGCCTGCTTCTGCAGGGGTTACGCTTTTTTGTTTTTTATTTGTCTATTTCTTTGACCCTTCCGACTTGGCCGTCTTGTAGGCGGACTTTGATGCCGTGTGGGTGGTTTGGGGATTTGGTAAGGATGTCTTTGACGATGCCGCTTGTCAGTTTTCCTGTACGCTGATCCTGTTTGAGTACAATTTTCACTGGTAGGCCAATAGATATATCTGCCCGTTTTTGTCCATTCATTTTAGGAGCCTCACGTTTCTGTATTTACTATATCCTAATTATATCATAGTCAAGCGCCACCGTTTTTAAAACCCATCTCCTCCATCACTTCAAGAAGTAAGTCGGGCCGGTTGGTCAAGATTCCGTCTGCACCCCTTTCAAGGAGATAACGCATCGTCTCCTTGTCATCGATGGTCCAGTAGTGCATCTGAACGCCACTGCGCTGTGCATCGCGAATCAGCCGCTGATTGGTCAGGTCAAAGATGCTTTCTTGAAGGGGTACCTGAAAGGCATCCACTTCTGGTTTATAGAGGTTACGGACGAACAACTTGTGGAAGAGGACGAACCTGGTAATTTCCTGCCTGCCTCCTACAAGTGCCACTCGCCCTTCTGTGAAACTATCGAAGGTATTTAAAATCTCCTGATCGAAGGAGGCAACCAATAAGGTATCCTCCCTTTTATATTGAACAGCAAGCTCCCATAGCTTTCTTGCAATCTCTTCGTATTTTTCGGGTGGATTGGTGTCTTTGATCTCTATTTCGATGCGTGTATCTGGAAAAGCCTTAAACAATTCCTCTACTGTCGGAATGGTCACGCCTTTGCCACGAAAGCTATTGTTGCCTTCCAAATCCACAAAACGATAGCCTGCATCAAGCTTTTGGATCTCCTCTAAGGTCATGTCTGCTACATGACCTGTTCCGTCGGTGGTACGGTCGACTGTTGGATCATGGATGGCAACAAGATGACCGTCATTTGTAATATGTATATCTGTCTCCAACACATCGACACCCATATTCACAGCTTGTTCAAAA is part of the Sutcliffiella sp. FSL R7-0096 genome and harbors:
- a CDS encoding glycerophosphodiester phosphodiesterase, which produces MAEINIPSQKKPRKKRKGWLVLGTIAGTIGTLGLIFTFFPVHKHTTKPFFENGGLPLVIAHQGGEHLAPSNTMIAFEQAVNMGVDVLETDIHITNDGHLVAIHDPTVDRTTDGTGHVADMTLEEIQKLDAGYRFVDLEGNNSFRGKGVTIPTVEELFKAFPDTRIEIEIKDTNPPEKYEEIARKLWELAVQYKREDTLLVASFDQEILNTFDSFTEGRVALVGGRQEITRFVLFHKLFVRNLYKPEVDAFQVPLQESIFDLTNQRLIRDAQRSGVQMHYWTIDDKETMRYLLERGADGILTNRPDLLLEVMEEMGFKNGGA
- a CDS encoding aldehyde dehydrogenase, giving the protein MNETVERLLTNHKNYFAKDKTKDIDFRLQQLATLKKAVQKYEQELMDALKKDMGKSIFEAYGSEVGYIYDSIGFFMKNLKSWAKVKKVKTPLVHAGSKSLVYSEPYGTVLIIGPFNYPAQLVLEPLIGAISAGNCAVIKPSEFTPTVSGVLVKLIREFFDEEYVSIVEGAKEETSALIHAPFDYIFFTGSVEVGKIVMQAAAKRLVPVTLELGGKSPCIVHKDANIDVAAQRIAWGKFMNAGQTCVAPDYILVHEDVREKLVKAFRKTIHDFYGDDPKRSKDYGRVVNERQFDRLVSLVDPEKVVSGGSWNREELYMEPTVLDGVTWADTVMQEEIFGPILPILTYRDLKEAMSQINDQPKPLALYVFTEDKEVEEQVIAGTSFGGGCVNDTVTHLTNPYLPFGGVGTSGIGSYHGKDSFDTFSHKKSVMKKSTKFNLSFLYPPYSDKSIKMLKRFMK
- a CDS encoding YwbE family protein encodes the protein MNGQKRADISIGLPVKIVLKQDQRTGKLTSGIVKDILTKSPNHPHGIKVRLQDGQVGRVKEIDK
- a CDS encoding MFS transporter; amino-acid sequence: MVPIQKKEVLWTKSFIMLMVGNLFVFMSFQMLIPTLPPYIKSLGASGLEIGLVTALFSIGAVLSRPFIGYMLEYRARKPLVLIGAVALLAVTVIYPLSQIVVIFLLFRFIHGLAWGWSTTVNGTAAVDVIPRSRLGEGMGYYGLSITIGMIIAPSLGIYLYQVTEFSNLIIVSAVLGLIALGLLAIVHYQTPASVEKTKREDLKFSYFGSLVEKSSWYPAFITLIATFGYGSIVTFIVIFGEERGIDQIFLFYLVNAIMASLSRPVAGKWFDNHGPRGLVLMCMFLSFVGMWVLSFAHSNLFIIVAGALFGVGFGSLIPTLQSWTLSMTPENRRGVANGMFFSSIDLGIGLSGIIFGILAQFVQTAVLFQISSTFMLIAMIFAWIEGRRRKREVLEEMREGA